In a genomic window of Punica granatum isolate Tunisia-2019 chromosome 6, ASM765513v2, whole genome shotgun sequence:
- the LOC116211456 gene encoding LOW QUALITY PROTEIN: mitogen-activated protein kinase kinase kinase 5-like (The sequence of the model RefSeq protein was modified relative to this genomic sequence to represent the inferred CDS: inserted 1 base in 1 codon), giving the protein MRWLQNISFSQASLSPPSTSSSPTKAAGERIGPKLTRQRNLRYLSEREITGALHLPPPDGEPAATTTPTTTTASPPGAAPQPLPLPEISLLFRRVGGFTGSQPERGDCPLPSPEEAGIVRDRGDGSNEGSVLSQRDKKIVLEPLEARTSTRVFQDVNAAESSYDNFMINVPIRSAPTSPFATSPFAASPFASPMLSPPKVATGDFFPYYYITPKANQIWSAPEMPTGVPLDRAPXSRRESNSHTSVHPLPLPPGAASLSPSGNPHVAFKPESVPLNSQWQKGKLIGRGTFGSVYVASNLETGALCAMKEVELFPDDPKSIECMKQLEQEIKVLSRLKHPNIVQYYGSEIIEDRFYIYLEYVHPGSINKYVREHCGAITESVVRCFTRHILSGLAYLHSKKTIHRDIKGANLLVDASGVVKLADFGMAKHLSGQASDLSLKGSPYWMAPELMNAVMQRDSNSDVALAVDIWSLGCTIIEMLTGKPPWSEYEGAAAMFKILKDTPPIPESLSPEGKDFLQHCFKRNPAERSSAAMLLEHRFLKNSQLHDNQSCSRQASNRIKLKDLPLSPGQQRSKNAIDHSLVCPTARSVKSNATFDGESGWQSHHRAADVAASSRKSPRSILEAIPSLSPPHSDGSSNDPSTSSNPPSSGNESPTKNHVFR; this is encoded by the exons ATGCGCTGGCTCCAAAACATCTCCTTCTCCCAGGCCTCGTTGTCCCCTCcctccacctcctcctcccccaCCAAGGCTGCCGGCGAAAGGATTGGCCCCAAGCTCACCCGCCAGAGGAACCTCAGGTACCTCTCTGAGCGGGAGATTACTGGTGCCCTCCACCTCCCTCCGCCAGACGGCGAGCCTGCTGCCACCACCACCccaacaacaacaacagcCTCTCCTCCGGGCGCCGCCCCGCagcctctccctctccccgAAATATCCCTCCTGTTCCGAAGAGTCGGAGGGTTCACGGGCTCCCAACCCGAGAGAGGAGACTGCCCGCTCCCTTCCCCTGAGGAGGCTGGCATTGTCCGGGATCGTGGGGATGGAAGCAATGAAGGAAG TGTTCTCTCTCAAAGAGATAAAAAGATTGTGTTGGAGCCTCTCGAAGCGAGAACATCTACGAGGGTGTTCCAAGATGTAAACGCTGCAGAAAGCTCTTATGACAACTTTATGATCAATGTTCCCATCAGGAGTGCCCCGACAAGTCCCTTCGCGACGAGTCCTTTTGCAGCAAGTCCCTTTGCGAGTCCCATGCTTAGCCCCCCGAAAGTTGCTACTGGCGATTTCTTTCCGTACTATTACATAACTCCGAAAGCCAACCAAATTTGGTCTGCCCCAGAAATGCCAACAGGCGTGCCCCTGGACCGAGCCC TGTCACGGCGTGAGAGTAACTCTCACACGAGTGTTCACCCCCTGCCTCTGCCTCCTGGGGCCGCTTCACTCTCTCCTTCTGGCAATCCTCATGTTGCTTTTAAGCCAGAGTCCGTGCCGCTTAATAGCCAATGGCAGAAGGGAAAACTCATCGGGCGTGGCACATTCGGGAGTGTTTATGTGGCCTCCAACCT GGAGACAGGGGCTCTTTGTGCGATGAAGGAGGTCGAGCTATTTCCTGATGATCCGAAGTCTATAGAATGCATGAAGCAGTTGGAGCAG GAGATCAAAGTTCTGAGCCGCCTAAAACACCCGAATATCGTGCAGTATTACGGCAGTGAAATA ATTGAGGACCGGTTCTATATATATCTGGAGTATGTTCATCCTGGGTCCATTAATAAGTATGTTCGAGAACACTGCGGAGCCATAACAGAATCGGTGGTCCGTTGTTTTACCCGCCATATTCTGTCGGGTTTGGCTTACTTGCACAGCAAGAAGACCATTCACAG GGACATCAAGGGGGCTAACTTGCTTGTAGATGCCTCTGGGGTCGTAAAACTTGCCGACTTTGGGATGGCTAAACAT CTTTCGGGACAAGCATCTGATCTCTCTCTAAAGGGAAGTCCGTACTGGATGGCACCTGAG CTCATGAATGCCGTGATGCAGAGAGATAGCAACTCCGATGTTGCTCTTGCCGTTGATATATGGAGTCTCGGATGTACCATAATAGAAATGCTAACTGGAAAACCACCTTGGAGCGAGTATGAGGGG GCTGCAGCAATGTTTAAGATTCTGAAGGATACCCCACCAATCCCTGAAAGCCTCTCGCCAGAAGGCAAGGATTTCCTGCAACATTGCTTTAAGAGAAACCCTGCCGAAAGGTCATCAGCTGCAATGTTACTCGAGCATCGGTTCCTTAAGAACTCGCAACTTCACGATAACCAATCTTGTTCTCGCCAGGCATCGAACAGGATCAAATTAAAG GACTTACCCCTTAGCCCAGGGCAACAGCGATCTAAGAATGCCATTGACCACTCGCTGGTTTGTCCAACTGCAAGAAGTGTAAAATCAAATGCGACCTTTGATGG TGAGAGTGGCTGGCAATCTCATCACAGAGCTGCTGATGTGGCAGCGTCCTCCCGAAAATCTCCCCGTTCCATCCTGGAGGCTATTCCCAGTTTGTCTCCGCCCCACTCAGATGGCTCATCAAATGACCCAAGCACTTCTTCAAACCCCCCAAGCTCCGGCAATGAGAGTCCTACGAAGAATCATGTGTTCAGATAA